From Pseudoalteromonas rubra, one genomic window encodes:
- the purL gene encoding phosphoribosylformylglycinamidine synthase, whose protein sequence is MLILRGAPALSDFKVQKILKSCNDAQLPVTGVYAEFMHFADLTAELSESELDKLSKLLKYGPTIAEHAPEGTLILVTPRIGTISPWASKATDIANNCGLDKVHRVERGIAYYVEGALSAEQIDEVAKLLHDRMTESVHSSLEDAGQLFRVEEPRPMSSVDILGGGREALATANVEQGFALADDEIDYLVENFQKLGRNPNDIELFMFAQANSEHCRHKIFNADWTIDGEQQPKSLFKMIKNTYETHPENVLSAYKDNAAVMKGSKAGRFFPNKEGEYSYNQENIEILMKVETHNHPTAIAPFSGASTGSGGEIRDEGATGRGSKPKAGLVGFTVSNLRIPGFEQPWESNFGKPGRIVNALDIMIDGPLGGAAFNNEFGRPNLLGYFRTYEEKVNSHNGEEVRGYHKPIMLAGGLGNIRTEHVQKGEIPVGAKLVALGGPAMNIGLGGGAASSMASGQSNEDLDFASVQRENPEMERRCQEVIDKCWQLGDENPIAFIHDVGAGGLSNAFPELVDDGGRGGKFQLRNIPNDEPGMAPHEIWCNESQERYVLAVAAEDFDRFEAICQRERAQYAVIGEATEERHLTVADSHFDNNPVDLPLEVLLGKAPKMHRDVESKKVEGQALNTDSINVEEAAKRLLRLPTIAEKTFLITIGDRTVTGLVARDQMVGPWQVPVANCAVTAAAFDTYHGEAMSMGERTPAALLNYGASARLAVAEALTNIAGANIGGLENIKLSANWMAAAGHPGEDAGLYEAVKAVGEELCPALGLTIPVGKDSMSMKTTWQDKGEDKAVTAPLSLIITAFGRVEDIRKTVTPQLRTDKGDSSLILVDLGAGQNRMGASSLAQVYKQLGDKTPDVDSPELLKGFYNAMQALVADEKLLAYHDRSDGGLFTTVAEMAFAGRTGVTVNLDSLIGSDIEALYNEELGAVIQVRNDDLAAVEAILADNGLATISHTIGALNTEDKVIFNRGGEAVLANTRTELRTIWAETTYKMQALRDNPECAKQEFDAKFDETDPGLNVKLSFDLNEDVAAPYIATGAKPKMAILREQGVNSHVEMAAAFNRAGFAAVDVHMSDILEGRLTLEEFKGLVACGGFSYGDVLGAGEGWAKSILFNDMARDQFQTFFERQDTFSLGVCNGCQMLSTLKELIPGTEHWPRFVTNKSERFEARFSLVEVQESPSVFFQGMAGSRMPIAVSHGEGHAEFANDAAVKAALESGTVAVQYVDNFGKPTTQYPNNPNGSPEGITGITSTDGRATVMMPHPERVFRAVANSWHPDEWKEDSPWMRMFRNARKNIG, encoded by the coding sequence ATGTTGATCCTACGTGGTGCACCTGCACTTTCTGATTTCAAAGTTCAAAAAATCCTTAAAAGCTGTAACGATGCGCAATTGCCAGTGACTGGTGTGTATGCCGAGTTCATGCATTTTGCTGATCTGACAGCGGAACTTTCTGAGTCTGAACTGGACAAGCTGAGCAAGCTTTTAAAGTACGGCCCGACCATTGCCGAACATGCGCCTGAAGGAACCCTGATTTTAGTCACGCCGCGAATTGGTACGATTTCGCCTTGGGCATCGAAAGCCACTGACATCGCCAACAATTGTGGTTTGGATAAAGTACACCGCGTAGAGCGTGGTATTGCCTACTATGTCGAGGGCGCGCTGAGTGCAGAGCAGATCGATGAGGTAGCCAAGCTTTTACATGATCGCATGACAGAGTCGGTACATAGCTCGCTGGAAGATGCCGGTCAGCTATTCCGCGTTGAAGAGCCGCGCCCAATGTCATCGGTAGACATTCTTGGCGGTGGCCGTGAAGCGCTTGCGACTGCAAACGTTGAGCAAGGCTTTGCGCTGGCGGATGACGAAATTGATTACCTGGTAGAAAATTTCCAAAAGCTAGGGCGTAACCCGAACGACATCGAGCTATTCATGTTCGCACAGGCGAACTCTGAGCACTGTCGTCATAAAATTTTCAACGCCGATTGGACAATCGACGGTGAACAGCAGCCTAAGTCGCTGTTCAAAATGATCAAAAACACATACGAAACGCACCCTGAAAATGTATTGTCTGCGTATAAAGATAACGCAGCGGTAATGAAAGGCTCAAAAGCAGGTCGTTTCTTCCCGAATAAAGAGGGGGAGTACAGCTACAATCAGGAAAACATTGAAATCCTGATGAAGGTTGAAACCCACAACCACCCAACCGCGATTGCCCCTTTCTCTGGTGCATCAACGGGTTCAGGTGGTGAAATTCGCGACGAAGGCGCTACTGGCCGCGGCTCTAAGCCAAAAGCAGGCCTGGTTGGTTTTACGGTATCTAACTTGCGTATCCCTGGCTTCGAGCAGCCGTGGGAAAGCAATTTCGGCAAGCCAGGTCGCATTGTTAATGCACTCGACATCATGATCGATGGTCCTCTGGGTGGTGCGGCGTTCAATAACGAATTTGGTCGTCCTAATCTGCTTGGTTACTTCCGTACTTACGAAGAAAAAGTGAACAGCCACAATGGTGAAGAAGTACGTGGTTACCACAAGCCAATTATGCTGGCAGGTGGCCTGGGTAACATCCGTACTGAGCATGTTCAAAAAGGTGAAATCCCTGTCGGTGCTAAGCTAGTTGCACTGGGCGGCCCTGCGATGAACATCGGTCTGGGTGGTGGTGCTGCATCATCAATGGCATCGGGTCAGTCAAATGAAGACTTGGACTTTGCGTCTGTACAACGTGAAAACCCTGAAATGGAACGTCGTTGTCAGGAAGTGATCGACAAGTGTTGGCAGCTGGGCGACGAGAACCCCATCGCGTTTATTCACGATGTGGGCGCGGGCGGTCTTTCAAACGCATTCCCTGAGCTGGTAGATGACGGTGGCCGTGGTGGTAAATTCCAGCTACGTAACATCCCGAACGATGAGCCGGGCATGGCACCACACGAGATTTGGTGTAACGAATCTCAGGAGCGTTATGTACTGGCCGTAGCCGCTGAAGACTTTGACCGTTTTGAAGCCATCTGTCAGCGTGAGCGCGCGCAGTACGCAGTGATCGGTGAAGCAACTGAAGAGCGTCACCTAACGGTTGCAGATAGCCACTTCGACAACAACCCTGTGGATCTTCCGCTTGAAGTCCTGCTTGGTAAAGCGCCTAAGATGCACCGTGACGTTGAGTCAAAGAAAGTTGAAGGTCAAGCCCTTAACACTGACAGCATCAACGTTGAGGAAGCCGCTAAACGTTTACTTCGTCTACCAACTATCGCTGAGAAAACATTCCTTATCACCATTGGTGACCGTACGGTGACAGGTCTGGTGGCCCGTGACCAAATGGTTGGCCCCTGGCAGGTACCAGTAGCAAACTGTGCTGTAACAGCAGCTGCGTTTGATACTTACCACGGTGAAGCAATGTCAATGGGTGAACGCACACCTGCGGCACTTCTAAACTACGGTGCTTCTGCACGTTTAGCAGTAGCAGAAGCGCTCACTAACATTGCTGGTGCAAACATTGGTGGTCTTGAGAATATCAAGTTATCAGCAAACTGGATGGCAGCAGCAGGTCACCCAGGTGAAGACGCAGGTCTTTACGAAGCGGTTAAAGCCGTAGGTGAAGAGTTGTGTCCGGCGTTGGGTCTAACGATCCCGGTTGGCAAAGACTCAATGTCGATGAAAACCACGTGGCAAGACAAAGGTGAAGACAAAGCGGTAACAGCACCACTTTCTCTGATCATCACTGCGTTTGGCCGTGTTGAAGACATTCGTAAAACGGTAACGCCTCAGCTTCGTACTGACAAAGGCGATTCAAGCCTGATCTTAGTTGATTTAGGTGCAGGTCAAAACCGTATGGGTGCATCAAGCCTTGCACAGGTTTACAAGCAGCTTGGTGATAAGACGCCTGACGTAGATAGCCCAGAGCTATTAAAAGGTTTCTACAACGCGATGCAGGCTCTTGTCGCGGATGAGAAGCTACTTGCTTACCACGACCGTTCAGACGGTGGTTTATTCACAACTGTCGCTGAAATGGCATTCGCAGGTCGCACCGGTGTCACGGTAAATCTTGATAGCCTGATAGGTTCTGACATCGAAGCGCTTTATAACGAAGAGCTGGGTGCAGTAATTCAGGTTCGCAATGACGACCTTGCAGCAGTTGAAGCAATTCTTGCTGATAATGGCCTTGCAACAATCAGCCACACTATCGGTGCACTAAACACAGAAGACAAAGTAATCTTCAACCGTGGCGGTGAAGCCGTACTGGCAAATACACGTACTGAACTACGTACTATTTGGGCTGAAACCACATATAAGATGCAGGCACTTCGTGACAACCCTGAGTGTGCTAAGCAAGAATTTGATGCTAAGTTTGACGAAACAGATCCAGGTCTGAACGTTAAACTAAGCTTTGACTTAAATGAAGACGTTGCAGCACCTTACATCGCAACAGGTGCTAAGCCTAAGATGGCCATCTTGCGTGAGCAAGGCGTTAACTCACACGTTGAAATGGCCGCCGCATTTAACCGTGCAGGTTTTGCAGCAGTAGACGTACACATGAGTGACATCCTTGAAGGTCGCTTAACACTAGAAGAGTTTAAAGGTCTTGTAGCGTGTGGTGGTTTCTCTTACGGTGACGTACTGGGTGCGGGTGAAGGCTGGGCTAAGTCAATTCTATTCAATGATATGGCACGCGATCAGTTCCAAACCTTCTTTGAACGTCAAGATACGTTCAGTTTAGGTGTGTGTAACGGTTGTCAGATGTTATCAACTCTGAAAGAGCTTATTCCAGGCACTGAGCACTGGCCACGTTTTGTAACTAACAAGTCAGAGCGTTTTGAAGCACGCTTCAGCCTTGTAGAAGTACAAGAAAGCCCGTCAGTATTCTTCCAGGGTATGGCTGGTTCTCGTATGCCAATCGCAGTCTCACACGGTGAAGGCCATGCTGAGTTTGCCAACGACGCAGCAGTAAAAGCGGCGCTTGAGTCTGGCACAGTAGCCGTTCAGTACGTGGATAACTTTGGTAAGCCGACTACGCAATACCCGAACAACCCGAATGGTTCACCAGAGGGTATTACCGGTATTACATCAACTGATGGTCGTGCAACAGTTATGATGCCACACCCAGAGCGTGTATTCCGTGCCGTAGCGAACTCTTGGCACCCGGATGAGTGGAAAGAGGACAGCCCTTGGATGCGCATGTTCCGTAACGCACGTAAGAATATCGGCTAA
- a CDS encoding intermembrane phospholipid transport protein YdbH family protein: protein MRRFFLILLFALFTLGITVYYFRVPLTLTIGKQILTEEQGLLECLDWSVDSWDRLAVERMCWRSEAVSVELRDATFDGDHFQVGSMRVVHQQTQTDNNTQVTYAPAPLQLDLPEGMPTVEVEALTVSSPLLPEPLNLSVKQTDDFAFTINGDVEADVALSDTKLRAALRLSSPAVQMFLREAKLPVSVSALTGKVEAEFNGQAISADIQLQSTLNYALPQCQPEIQVKGVITGQWDFTDERATLDLRQLPVDLAVAECQALLAELPADWKNSIWSGHWQARISEPVTLTTQALTLPLLSVQDVAHVSTFTLSEFVYQLPTQQMQGKLMVSHHSEAFQLLDAQVDFLLAGTQLESQGMVTFEVAQAPEELPIDWQALNMRSDFSLQGKVTEQLMLNVTAKPQAQSVATEAMMLDNLTTSVSAQALIAMSERRDTAQQVPFEQLQWQLDAEVERYQISGVQGRNLIMAGHGEIDDSLVVNVNADIRVGSFKREDVRGKELHQQLTFSGTLRPEGPVGKLNGRSTIELVAHPQLVLREVAIRSEGDIEGTEQLALTHLLTHDNLELQLTHRVEAGLMPFTLTLAEHGLGAIQSVASQFVPKLKVEQGLINASVSGELSRQAFDFEISLDDASFLYEHHYVSGLNLPLKGQWHSGSLMIEPAPMSITEVRSGPVLTDVRGQITSDNNLPVLRQFSAKVFSGQLAAEQVLLDKQDQEILVTASDLDLMLISEAGRESGVELHGQVSGRLPVFIRNGQAEIRDGYLSNVVDSMLKVEDNASFNALKSQRPELQTVFGVLDELSIETLSADVNMAQDGQLELAVKIAGENKQQKQPVNFNYTHSENIYTLFRALRLSDEITQAVEKALNQ, encoded by the coding sequence ATGCGGCGCTTTTTTCTTATTCTGCTATTTGCTCTGTTTACATTAGGGATCACGGTCTATTATTTTCGCGTGCCACTGACGCTGACGATTGGTAAACAAATACTAACCGAGGAGCAGGGCTTGCTTGAATGTCTGGATTGGTCCGTAGACAGTTGGGACAGACTTGCCGTCGAGCGTATGTGCTGGCGCAGTGAAGCCGTATCCGTTGAGCTCCGCGATGCTACCTTTGATGGCGACCACTTCCAGGTGGGGAGCATGAGGGTGGTTCATCAGCAAACTCAGACGGATAACAACACTCAGGTGACCTATGCGCCTGCACCTTTACAGCTTGATTTACCTGAAGGCATGCCCACGGTTGAGGTTGAGGCGCTCACTGTATCCAGTCCATTATTGCCTGAACCGCTGAATTTGAGCGTTAAGCAAACCGATGATTTTGCTTTTACCATTAACGGGGATGTCGAGGCCGACGTTGCCCTGAGTGATACCAAGCTGCGTGCGGCACTGAGGCTATCGAGTCCGGCTGTACAGATGTTTTTGCGTGAGGCGAAACTCCCTGTGAGTGTGTCTGCACTCACTGGCAAAGTTGAAGCCGAGTTCAACGGTCAGGCTATCAGCGCTGATATCCAGTTACAGAGCACATTGAACTATGCTTTACCTCAGTGCCAGCCCGAGATCCAGGTCAAGGGTGTGATTACGGGGCAATGGGACTTTACAGACGAGCGCGCAACGCTGGATTTGCGTCAGCTGCCTGTTGACTTGGCCGTCGCTGAGTGCCAAGCGTTGCTGGCTGAGCTGCCAGCAGACTGGAAAAACAGCATCTGGTCCGGGCACTGGCAGGCACGTATATCGGAGCCCGTTACACTTACCACACAGGCCCTTACACTGCCGCTTTTGAGCGTGCAGGATGTTGCACATGTTAGTACATTCACCCTGAGTGAGTTTGTCTATCAGCTGCCTACACAGCAGATGCAGGGCAAACTGATGGTGTCGCATCACAGTGAGGCATTTCAGTTGCTGGATGCGCAAGTCGATTTTTTGCTGGCAGGGACACAACTGGAAAGTCAGGGCATGGTGACTTTTGAGGTTGCGCAGGCACCAGAGGAGCTCCCCATCGACTGGCAGGCATTGAACATGCGCAGTGACTTTTCATTACAGGGCAAAGTGACCGAACAGTTGATGCTCAATGTCACAGCAAAACCACAGGCTCAATCTGTAGCGACGGAAGCAATGATGCTAGACAATTTGACTACCTCTGTGTCAGCTCAGGCTCTCATCGCAATGAGCGAGCGCCGTGACACAGCGCAACAGGTGCCGTTTGAGCAGTTACAATGGCAGCTCGACGCTGAGGTAGAGCGATATCAGATCAGTGGGGTGCAGGGGCGCAATCTGATAATGGCAGGCCATGGTGAAATTGATGACTCGCTGGTGGTTAATGTAAACGCTGATATTCGGGTTGGTTCGTTTAAACGCGAGGACGTGCGAGGTAAAGAACTACATCAGCAGCTGACATTTAGTGGTACATTACGACCTGAGGGGCCTGTTGGCAAACTCAATGGTCGCTCAACTATAGAGCTGGTGGCTCATCCGCAGTTGGTACTTAGAGAAGTTGCAATACGCAGCGAAGGCGACATCGAAGGTACTGAACAGCTGGCACTGACTCATTTATTGACCCATGATAACCTTGAATTACAGCTTACGCACCGCGTTGAAGCCGGGCTGATGCCCTTTACGTTGACGTTGGCCGAGCATGGCCTGGGGGCGATTCAGTCTGTGGCCAGCCAGTTTGTGCCTAAACTCAAAGTAGAGCAGGGCCTGATCAATGCCAGTGTATCGGGTGAATTATCACGCCAGGCTTTTGACTTTGAAATTAGCTTGGATGATGCCTCGTTTTTGTATGAGCACCACTATGTGTCTGGACTGAATTTGCCTTTGAAGGGGCAGTGGCATTCGGGATCGCTCATGATAGAGCCTGCACCCATGAGTATCACCGAGGTACGCTCTGGCCCCGTATTGACAGACGTGCGCGGCCAGATAACCTCAGATAATAATTTGCCCGTGCTACGCCAGTTTAGCGCCAAGGTGTTCAGCGGTCAGCTTGCGGCTGAGCAGGTCTTACTGGATAAGCAAGATCAGGAAATTTTGGTGACGGCCAGCGACCTGGATTTGATGCTGATTTCAGAGGCTGGTCGTGAGTCTGGGGTTGAGTTGCATGGCCAGGTCTCTGGCAGGCTACCGGTATTCATACGCAACGGACAGGCCGAGATCCGCGATGGCTATTTGAGTAATGTAGTAGATAGCATGTTGAAAGTAGAGGACAATGCGTCGTTTAATGCGTTAAAGTCTCAGCGCCCGGAGTTGCAGACAGTGTTCGGTGTGTTGGATGAACTGAGTATTGAAACCTTAAGTGCTGATGTGAATATGGCACAAGATGGGCAGCTGGAGCTGGCCGTTAAAATTGCTGGAGAAAATAAACAGCAAAAGCAACCTGTGAATTTCAATTATACGCACAGTGAGAATATTTATACCCTGTTCAGGGCGTTGCGTCTGAGTGATGAAATTACTCAGGCAGTGGAAAAAGCGTTAAATCAATAG
- a CDS encoding YnbE family lipoprotein produces the protein MKWMLTLVFACLVSACTHKVQVETKEPITINLNVKVDHEIRVKVDKELDDLFSDDSELF, from the coding sequence ATGAAATGGATGCTAACTTTGGTGTTTGCTTGTTTGGTATCGGCTTGTACACATAAAGTGCAGGTAGAAACCAAAGAGCCTATCACCATCAACTTAAACGTCAAAGTTGACCACGAGATACGTGTTAAGGTCGACAAAGAGCTGGACGATCTGTTCAGCGATGACAGTGAATTATTCTAA
- a CDS encoding YdbL family protein, with amino-acid sequence MNASKLLTTIAAACMSFSVFAITLDDAKSQGLVGETAAGYLGVIKGSSEVKKLVKEVNSKRKAKYQQLAKKNGISLSQVEAMAAKKTFAKTAPGHFVKVDGKWVKK; translated from the coding sequence ATGAACGCATCTAAGTTACTGACTACGATTGCCGCCGCTTGTATGAGTTTTTCGGTATTTGCCATTACCCTGGATGATGCTAAGTCGCAGGGCTTAGTAGGTGAGACCGCAGCGGGTTATCTGGGCGTGATCAAGGGCAGCAGTGAAGTGAAAAAGCTGGTGAAAGAAGTAAACAGTAAACGCAAGGCTAAGTACCAGCAACTTGCTAAGAAAAATGGCATTAGTCTGAGCCAGGTTGAAGCCATGGCAGCCAAGAAAACATTTGCGAAAACCGCACCGGGCCATTTCGTGAAAGTCGATGGCAAGTGGGTTAAAAAATAG
- a CDS encoding DUF1415 domain-containing protein, with protein MHHIAVQAMQNWVSSVIVKYNFCPFARKEVEQNAIHYRVCESQKAEDAVMDMLDECQALTETPKRETSLLIFTQGFTDFDAFLDLVDLANALLVAQGYEGTFQLANFHPDYVFADSEQDDPANYTNRAPYPALHVIREASMAEALESYDDPESIPDNNIKLARRKGAAFWQQLLRQCQQTD; from the coding sequence ATGCACCATATTGCCGTCCAAGCGATGCAAAACTGGGTCAGCTCAGTGATTGTCAAATACAACTTCTGCCCGTTTGCTCGCAAAGAAGTGGAACAAAACGCGATCCACTACCGAGTCTGCGAATCACAAAAAGCGGAAGATGCCGTGATGGATATGCTGGATGAGTGTCAGGCTCTGACGGAAACACCAAAGCGCGAAACCAGCTTACTCATCTTTACCCAAGGTTTCACAGATTTTGATGCGTTTTTAGATTTGGTAGACCTGGCAAACGCACTGTTAGTTGCCCAAGGCTATGAAGGCACCTTCCAGCTTGCCAATTTCCACCCGGATTACGTTTTTGCAGATTCAGAGCAAGATGATCCAGCCAACTACACAAACCGAGCGCCTTACCCTGCTTTACATGTCATTCGCGAAGCCAGTATGGCTGAGGCCCTGGAAAGTTATGATGATCCAGAATCTATTCCGGATAACAACATCAAGCTCGCACGCCGAAAAGGCGCGGCCTTCTGGCAACAACTGTTACGTCAGTGCCAGCAAACAGATTAA
- the waaA gene encoding lipid IV(A) 3-deoxy-D-manno-octulosonic acid transferase, with product MIRRLYSLLLLILCPFIVLYLYVIRGKKNPLYKAHFCERFGFVPTAAAKQAVVIHCASVGEVLAAAPLIKALLEAHPDAPFVLTCNTPTGREQLNQLFGNSERAITICYLPVDFAFAARRFIRQLRPRILLVLETELWPNLFYYANKAHCSVAVINARLSEKSLTGYQKVASLSRFLMQQISMLASHNQEDAERFIKLGLAPDKVTVTGSIKFDIALDNVQQGKIEAIKAQLGTRPVWVAGSTHPTEHEQVLTAHQQLLAHQSDALLIIAPRHPEQFDKVAALIEARALSYSRRSQDYTPSSQVLLADTLGELKWLYGCGQIAFIGGSLIERGGHNPLEAAACSVGVLTGPHTYNFAHIYPELFALHGAIEVADQQALADTLLVYLRSQQSAIELGTHAKACLARNQGAIVRSITMINSLLGK from the coding sequence ATGATTAGACGTTTATACTCCCTGCTGCTGCTGATTTTATGTCCATTCATCGTACTGTACCTGTACGTTATCAGAGGAAAAAAGAACCCCCTGTATAAAGCGCATTTTTGCGAGCGATTTGGCTTTGTCCCTACAGCGGCTGCAAAGCAGGCCGTGGTTATCCACTGCGCTTCGGTGGGAGAAGTACTGGCTGCTGCGCCCCTCATAAAAGCACTGCTAGAAGCACATCCTGATGCCCCCTTTGTGCTTACCTGCAACACGCCAACAGGTCGCGAGCAGCTGAATCAACTCTTTGGCAACAGCGAACGAGCTATCACGATTTGCTATTTACCCGTTGATTTTGCTTTTGCAGCACGGCGCTTCATCAGACAACTCAGGCCGAGAATATTATTAGTACTGGAAACTGAGCTGTGGCCGAACCTGTTTTATTACGCCAATAAGGCACACTGCTCGGTCGCCGTCATCAATGCCCGCCTGTCCGAAAAGTCACTCACAGGATATCAAAAAGTGGCTTCCCTGAGCCGTTTTTTAATGCAGCAAATCTCTATGCTGGCCAGCCACAACCAGGAAGATGCCGAGCGTTTTATTAAACTGGGACTGGCACCAGACAAAGTCACCGTAACGGGCTCTATCAAATTTGATATTGCCCTGGATAACGTTCAGCAAGGCAAGATTGAGGCAATAAAAGCACAGCTCGGCACGCGACCAGTGTGGGTTGCCGGCTCTACCCATCCCACAGAGCATGAACAAGTGTTAACGGCCCATCAGCAGTTACTGGCCCACCAAAGCGATGCACTGTTGATCATTGCGCCCAGACACCCAGAACAATTCGATAAAGTTGCCGCTTTAATTGAAGCGCGGGCACTCAGCTACAGCCGTCGTAGCCAGGATTACACGCCGTCATCACAGGTCTTGCTGGCAGACACATTAGGCGAACTTAAGTGGTTATACGGATGTGGACAAATCGCCTTCATTGGCGGCAGCCTGATTGAACGGGGCGGGCACAACCCGCTTGAAGCAGCGGCCTGTTCGGTCGGTGTGCTGACCGGACCACATACCTATAATTTTGCCCATATATACCCTGAACTGTTTGCGCTGCACGGTGCCATTGAGGTGGCGGATCAGCAAGCGCTGGCTGATACTTTATTGGTTTACCTGCGCTCACAGCAAAGCGCAATAGAATTGGGCACACATGCAAAAGCGTGTCTGGCACGCAACCAGGGTGCCATTGTACGCAGTATTACTATGATCAACTCTCTTTTGGGAAAATAA